TTTCCCTGGCCCTTAGGTACAGCCTGGGCCTCGAGGAAACGGGCCCCGAAGGGGCTAGGTTGGCGGGGGTGGCCCGCCCCCCCTGGGACCGTGAGACCCTGGAGGCGGCCATCAGGGAAGCCTGGAAGGGGATTTTGCAAAACCTGCCCCATCCCCTGCTCCTGGTAGCCAAAAACCTCCACGCCCCCGACCGCACCCTGCGGGAGTTGCTCCGGCATCCCTTCCCCAACCTGATGGTCCTGGTGGAAAGCCGGAGGCCCCTCTTTCACCCCACCCTGGAGGTGGGGGGTCTAAAGGCACCCCCCCTCCTGGCCCTGCAACCCGCCTTGGACGCCCTACCCCCGGCGGAGCGGCAGGCTCTTCTGATCCTGGGGATTACGGAGGAAGCCCGGGCCAGCCTTCCCGAGGAGGAACGGCGCGAAGACCACCTTAGGGAGCTCCTAGGGGAGCTGGCGGGCCCCTTCTCCGCCGCCCGCCTGGAGGAGGAGGGCCTCACCCAAGGGGGCCGGCCCCTGCCCGAGGTGGTCGAAGCAGCCCGGACCCTTGTGCCTGAGGAGCAGGCCAAGGCCTGGCACCGGGCGGCAGCCCGGTTTTACCGGGAGAGGGGAGCCTTCTGGCCCATGGCCCTTCACCTAAAACTGGCCGCGCGGGGGCGGGAGGCCGCCCAGGCCTTCAGGCTCCTGGCCCAGGAAGCTTGGCGACAAGGCCGGCCGGAACGGGCCATACCCCTTTACCAAAAGGCCCTCGAGGCCGCCCCCCCACCCTGGCGGGAAGCCCTGGGAAAGGAGCTTCAGGACGCCCAGGCCTCCTTGGGCCAAGGGGAGGAAGCCCCAGGGGGCCCCAGGTCCCAAGACCCCATCCTGCAAGCCTTCCGGCAGGCCCAAAACCCCCTCGCCCTCCTTCCCCTCCTCCCGGGCCTCAAACCCTACCCCGTGGAGGAGGCCCAGGCCCGCCTCCAGGTGGCGGGGGCCCTGTGGCGGGCCTTCCAGCCTCGGCGGGCCTTGGAAGTGCTCACCGAGCCCCATCCCCTGGTCCCCGCCCCCCTACGCCTCCACCGGCTAAGCCTAAGGGCAGGCCTCCTCATGGACCTGGGCCGCTACGAGGAGGCGGAGGCCCTTTTGGCCTTAGAACCCGAGGGGGACCTGGAGGCCCAAACCCGCTACCACGCCACCCGGCTCCGCCTCCTTTTGGAAACCGGCCGCCTGGGGCAGGCCCTGGAGGAAGGGGAGCGGGTCTACCGGGAGGCTTCCCACCCCTGGCTGGCGGCAGCCCTGCTTTCCGCCTGGACCCTCAAGGGGCAGTTTCGGGAGGACCTCTTCCAGGAAGCCCTGAAGCACCCCGACGGCAAGGGCCTGGGCATCCTGGCCCTGGCCCACCACCGCTGGCAGAGGAGCCTGGACCCCACCCCCCTCCTCAAGGAGGCCCTGCGGGAGGCGCGCCGGCTTTCCAACCCCTACGTCTACCACCTGGCCCTCACCTCCCTGGCCCTGTACCTGTGGCCCAAGGCCCCCAGGAAGGCCCAGGCCCTCTCCCAGTACCTCCTCTACCAGACCCACCGCACGGGATTCGCGGTGCACCTGGAGGTGGCCAGGCTCCTCAGGGCCCAGCTCCTCCGGGAGGAAGGGGAAAAGGTGGACCACCTCCTAAGCTTCACCCCTTCCGTGCCCCTAACCCAGGTCTGGCACGCCTTTCTGGCGGGAAGCGAGCCGGAGGGCACCCTCCGCGGCTACGGTATCCTGGGAAGGTGGGTCCGCGGGCTTTGGCGTAAGCGGGGGGCAGGATGGACACGGCACAAGCGGTAGAGGCCATCAAGCGCCGCCTCTCCCTAAAGGAGGTGGTTTCCCGGTACGTGGTCCTGAAGCCCGCAGGCCGCGGCCGCTGGAAAGGCCTCTGCCCCTTCCACCAGGAGA
This is a stretch of genomic DNA from Thermus neutrinimicus. It encodes these proteins:
- a CDS encoding AAA family ATPase, translated to MRCECGQKNPPEARFCMACGRALGALLPEEKRYVSVLFYDLVDSSRHFQAGLQTAYHHLQGALEEAARVARAKGGFVHRFLGDGILVLFGAPRARGKEPWRALEAALEMVRTSSLPARAGVASGEVLWAPLGNGQAGEPTAVGPAVVLAERLSKLASPGEVLTEPQTLALAPGVEAEGLGPREAKGLGAVEVFRVRAVRVELGPEGQALLRLLQETFRHPPARLNLVGPPGSGKSLLLEKFLENPPYPAVVLERMGPETPLRTTLRQAVERAFGRVEALLALAELPPELSLALRYSLGLEETGPEGARLAGVARPPWDRETLEAAIREAWKGILQNLPHPLLLVAKNLHAPDRTLRELLRHPFPNLMVLVESRRPLFHPTLEVGGLKAPPLLALQPALDALPPAERQALLILGITEEARASLPEEERREDHLRELLGELAGPFSAARLEEEGLTQGGRPLPEVVEAARTLVPEEQAKAWHRAAARFYRERGAFWPMALHLKLAARGREAAQAFRLLAQEAWRQGRPERAIPLYQKALEAAPPPWREALGKELQDAQASLGQGEEAPGGPRSQDPILQAFRQAQNPLALLPLLPGLKPYPVEEAQARLQVAGALWRAFQPRRALEVLTEPHPLVPAPLRLHRLSLRAGLLMDLGRYEEAEALLALEPEGDLEAQTRYHATRLRLLLETGRLGQALEEGERVYREASHPWLAAALLSAWTLKGQFREDLFQEALKHPDGKGLGILALAHHRWQRSLDPTPLLKEALREARRLSNPYVYHLALTSLALYLWPKAPRKAQALSQYLLYQTHRTGFAVHLEVARLLRAQLLREEGEKVDHLLSFTPSVPLTQVWHAFLAGSEPEGTLRGYGILGRWVRGLWRKRGAGWTRHKR